The following proteins are co-located in the Pontiella desulfatans genome:
- a CDS encoding GIY-YIG nuclease family protein has product MHYVYLIRSIANPGQTYIGLTDDLKSRLNKHNEGGSPHTSKYKPCLSD; this is encoded by the coding sequence ATGCACTACGTTTACCTCATTCGGAGCATCGCAAATCCCGGCCAAACTTACATCGGCCTCACCGATGATCTCAAATCCCGCCTAAATAAACACAATGAGGGCGGATCTCCGCATACCTCAAAATACAAGCCATGCCTATCCGATTGA
- a CDS encoding endo-1,4-beta-xylanase, with translation MKSYFIQLLCVIGAVSCASAAPLKDEFSDDFLMGTALGSRHVNHHYRYPMRQDAKELAVVTREFNCLTAENLMKMEYLQPREGFFNFEQADEFMAFAEENGMAVVGHALVWHSQTPDWLFKDKSGNPVSREVLIARMRNHIHTVVGRYKGRIKYWDVVNEAIDTKMVVDESLPLDEEGNPQKKRVAFYRDSPWLQIIGEDYIELAFRFAHEADPGARLLYNDFSMTDRAKVEFAAGMVQGLKARGVPIDGVGMQAHWHLDYPAVEQLQESIDILAATGVKLSITELDIGVLPRGNHYQGADVSRREELRAELNPYTNGIPAEILREQGEKYRALFEVFRKNREHLERVTVWGVSDKDSWKNNWPVPGRTAAPLLFDANYQPKPAYYALQKPSMVVIICDDLNDSIAGMGGHPQAKTPNIDRLMERGVRFENAASNCPLCGPSRASLWSGLLPTSTGYYGSNQQANHWRKNPVLKEAPTLFEHFTRNGYRNFSTGKIHHNGHEELSIFQNPDGFPGFGSKPNFGPIPNDGKPKNLRNGVLPPWMPAKLRKEGGWGDGFGPVQDLKPYGAEYGWTMFYSGEPWEFRNGHDRDPMPDEMHAAEAVKFLKQNHEAPFLLTVGFTRPHSPWYAPQEYFDQFPLETIELAPILKNDTDDCAKILVEQNDIAQPWGWQKYRKIMENGGEQQLRQWTQAYLACVAFVDDQAGKILDALDESPYACNTLVILTSDHGYHMGEKEYLFKYSPWEESVRIPLVVAGPGVATNLACSTPVSLIDLYPTFTDYARMPPPPRLDGFSLRPLLEDPAAGKWAGPAFSLAASASKVPVEQNVPAKASDQHFSLRTERYRYIRCRNGEEELYDHRNDPNEWINLAGNPEFGQELASLREKLEQAVPQD, from the coding sequence ATACAACTGCTCTGTGTCATCGGTGCCGTGTCTTGCGCATCCGCCGCCCCGCTGAAGGATGAATTTTCCGATGACTTCCTGATGGGAACGGCACTGGGGAGCCGCCATGTGAACCATCACTATCGGTATCCCATGCGGCAGGATGCAAAGGAGCTCGCCGTGGTGACCCGGGAGTTCAATTGCCTTACCGCCGAGAACCTGATGAAAATGGAATACCTCCAACCCCGGGAGGGCTTCTTCAACTTTGAGCAGGCCGATGAATTCATGGCCTTTGCCGAGGAGAACGGCATGGCCGTCGTCGGCCATGCGTTGGTCTGGCATTCGCAGACACCGGATTGGCTGTTCAAAGACAAGTCCGGCAATCCGGTTTCGCGCGAGGTGCTCATTGCGCGGATGCGCAACCACATTCACACGGTGGTCGGCCGCTACAAGGGCCGCATCAAATACTGGGATGTGGTCAACGAGGCCATCGATACCAAGATGGTGGTGGATGAAAGCCTTCCATTGGATGAAGAGGGAAACCCGCAAAAAAAACGAGTGGCTTTTTATCGCGATTCCCCATGGCTTCAGATCATTGGCGAAGACTATATCGAACTCGCGTTCCGCTTTGCGCACGAAGCCGACCCGGGAGCCCGGTTGCTTTATAATGACTTCAGCATGACCGACCGGGCCAAGGTTGAATTTGCCGCCGGGATGGTGCAAGGCTTGAAAGCCCGGGGCGTCCCGATCGACGGCGTCGGGATGCAGGCGCACTGGCATTTGGATTATCCAGCGGTCGAGCAGCTGCAGGAGTCCATAGATATCCTGGCCGCAACCGGCGTGAAGCTCAGCATCACCGAACTCGACATCGGCGTGCTCCCGCGCGGAAACCATTATCAGGGAGCGGACGTAAGCCGGCGCGAGGAACTGCGCGCGGAACTCAACCCCTATACCAACGGGATCCCTGCGGAAATTCTCCGTGAGCAGGGCGAAAAATACCGTGCATTATTCGAGGTGTTCCGCAAAAACCGGGAGCATCTTGAGCGGGTGACCGTTTGGGGCGTCTCGGATAAAGATAGCTGGAAAAATAACTGGCCGGTGCCGGGCCGAACGGCGGCCCCGTTGCTGTTCGACGCCAACTACCAACCCAAGCCCGCCTACTATGCGCTGCAGAAGCCCAGCATGGTCGTCATCATCTGCGACGACCTCAACGACTCCATCGCAGGCATGGGTGGACACCCGCAGGCGAAGACGCCGAACATCGACCGCTTGATGGAGCGCGGTGTGCGTTTCGAAAACGCCGCCTCCAACTGCCCCCTGTGCGGGCCGTCGCGCGCCAGCCTCTGGAGCGGGCTGCTTCCGACCTCGACCGGCTACTATGGCTCCAACCAGCAGGCCAATCATTGGCGGAAAAATCCGGTGCTCAAGGAAGCGCCCACCCTGTTCGAACATTTCACGCGCAACGGCTACCGAAACTTTTCCACCGGCAAGATCCACCACAACGGCCATGAGGAGCTTTCGATCTTCCAGAATCCGGATGGTTTCCCGGGCTTTGGAAGCAAACCTAACTTCGGGCCGATTCCAAACGATGGAAAACCGAAAAACCTGCGCAACGGCGTACTGCCCCCGTGGATGCCGGCAAAGCTGCGCAAGGAAGGTGGGTGGGGCGACGGCTTCGGCCCCGTTCAGGATCTGAAACCCTACGGCGCGGAGTATGGCTGGACGATGTTTTATTCCGGCGAGCCGTGGGAGTTCCGCAACGGCCACGACCGCGATCCCATGCCGGACGAAATGCATGCCGCCGAGGCCGTCAAGTTCCTCAAACAAAACCACGAAGCCCCGTTCCTGCTGACGGTCGGTTTCACGCGCCCGCATTCCCCGTGGTATGCACCGCAGGAATATTTCGATCAGTTTCCGCTCGAAACCATCGAACTTGCGCCCATCCTGAAAAACGACACCGACGACTGCGCAAAGATTCTTGTTGAGCAGAACGACATCGCCCAGCCATGGGGCTGGCAGAAATACAGGAAGATCATGGAAAACGGCGGCGAGCAACAGCTGCGCCAATGGACGCAGGCCTATCTCGCCTGCGTGGCGTTTGTCGACGATCAGGCGGGAAAGATTCTCGATGCGCTGGATGAAAGCCCCTATGCCTGCAACACGCTGGTCATCCTCACCAGCGACCACGGCTACCACATGGGCGAAAAGGAATACCTGTTCAAATATTCCCCGTGGGAGGAGAGCGTCCGCATCCCGCTGGTGGTTGCCGGCCCGGGCGTGGCCACCAACCTGGCCTGCTCAACTCCGGTCTCGCTGATCGATCTTTACCCGACCTTTACCGACTATGCCCGTATGCCGCCGCCCCCGCGGCTCGACGGTTTTTCGCTGCGCCCCCTGCTGGAAGATCCAGCGGCTGGAAAATGGGCCGGCCCGGCCTTTTCCCTCGCGGCGTCCGCCTCCAAGGTTCCGGTCGAGCAGAACGTTCCCGCCAAGGCGTCCGACCAGCATTTCAGCCTGCGCACCGAGCGCTACCGCTACATCCGCTGCCGCAACGGCGAGGAAGAGCTCTACGACCACCGGAACGATCCCAACGAATGGATCAACCTCGCCGGGAATCCGGAATTCGGGCAGGAGCTCGCCTCGTTGCGGGAAAAACTTGAACAAGCGGTTCCGCAGGATTGA
- a CDS encoding IS30 family transposase: protein MGRDTPKRTSANVLAALMKAQCLEYAVCEKTIYNLIDAQKVPGVTNESLWEKRKRKKGRKSLCRQRKCAVDPGHGIGDRPQEAEERQVAGLWEIDPVFGGKGKGTAVLLTLTERKTRKQIIRKLKDRTEKAVARKQVQKIEDGINNYPRRILDFETAEERFIQELSA from the coding sequence ATAGGGAGGGATACTCCGAAAAGGACATCGGCGAACGTCTTGGCCGCTCTCATGAAGGCGCAGTGCTTGGAGTATGCGGTTTGCGAGAAAACCATCTATAACCTGATCGACGCGCAGAAGGTGCCCGGCGTGACCAATGAGTCGCTATGGGAGAAGCGCAAGCGCAAGAAGGGCCGCAAGTCGTTGTGCCGACAGCGCAAGTGCGCCGTGGATCCCGGCCATGGCATAGGTGATCGCCCGCAGGAAGCCGAAGAACGGCAGGTGGCCGGGCTCTGGGAGATCGACCCGGTCTTTGGCGGCAAGGGCAAGGGAACGGCCGTCCTGCTCACCCTCACCGAACGAAAGACCCGCAAGCAGATCATCCGCAAGCTAAAGGACAGGACGGAGAAGGCCGTTGCCCGCAAGCAGGTCCAGAAGATCGAGGACGGGATAAACAACTATCCGCGCAGGATATTGGATTTTGAAACCGCAGAGGAACGGTTCATTCAGGAGCTGTCGGCATGA
- a CDS encoding sulfatase family protein gives MKMHLSSLAALLLAAATGSHSAQRPNILFLFADDWGRHASAYAKVEGPGSMNDTVSTPNFDRVAEAGVLFLNAYVNSPSCTPCRSSLLSGQHFWRTGNGAILQGATWDSKIPSWPLLLEAGGYDIGYSYKVWAPGTPLNAPIGEKRTRFEQAGKRFNSFSQTATALIKKGSTVEEAKAALLDEARGNFRSFLETRGQGKPFAFWFGPTNVHRKWIKGSGKKLWNIDPDSLKGKMPPFLPDVHEVRQDFADYLGEAQAFDAAIGVLIEELKRSGKFENTIIAISGDHGAPGFPHGKCNLYDFGTQVSLALSGPGIGGGRVVNDFVSLPDLAPTFLEAGQVDVPSVMTAKTLWPVLAAEKDGWVDPARTGVYIGRERHVRKARAGNLPYPQRAIRTREFLLVINFRPDRYPLGDPFDLDNGKAPSSDKLENNTFATLPDEDAGPAKAWIVEHRNDPKWQTYFQHAYGKRPRLELFDVQKDPFQMNNLADNPEYREVVARLQKQLLAEMKATGDPRLIDEGRFFEDVSKFDGN, from the coding sequence ATGAAAATGCATCTGTCCTCCCTCGCCGCCCTGCTTCTTGCCGCCGCAACCGGATCCCATTCGGCGCAACGGCCCAACATTCTGTTTTTGTTTGCCGACGACTGGGGACGGCATGCGAGCGCCTACGCCAAGGTCGAGGGGCCCGGCTCGATGAACGATACCGTTTCGACACCGAACTTCGACCGGGTGGCGGAAGCCGGGGTGTTGTTCCTGAATGCCTACGTCAACTCGCCCTCGTGCACGCCGTGCCGCAGCTCGCTGCTTTCGGGGCAGCATTTCTGGCGGACGGGAAATGGCGCCATCCTGCAGGGCGCCACGTGGGATTCGAAGATCCCGAGCTGGCCGCTGCTGCTGGAGGCGGGCGGATACGACATTGGCTATTCCTACAAGGTGTGGGCGCCGGGAACCCCGCTCAACGCTCCGATCGGCGAAAAAAGAACCCGGTTTGAGCAGGCCGGGAAACGCTTCAACTCGTTTTCCCAAACCGCAACCGCACTGATCAAAAAGGGTTCAACGGTTGAAGAGGCCAAAGCGGCCCTGCTCGACGAAGCCCGCGGCAACTTCCGCAGTTTCCTGGAAACGCGCGGCCAAGGCAAGCCGTTCGCGTTTTGGTTCGGCCCCACCAACGTGCACCGCAAGTGGATCAAGGGTTCCGGCAAGAAACTGTGGAACATTGATCCCGACAGCCTGAAGGGCAAGATGCCCCCCTTCCTGCCGGACGTCCATGAGGTGCGGCAGGATTTCGCCGACTACCTCGGCGAAGCACAGGCGTTCGATGCAGCCATCGGCGTGCTGATTGAAGAACTCAAGCGGAGCGGCAAATTTGAAAACACCATCATTGCCATCTCGGGCGACCACGGCGCGCCGGGGTTCCCGCATGGGAAATGCAACCTCTACGACTTCGGCACGCAGGTTTCGCTCGCGCTCTCCGGCCCGGGCATCGGGGGCGGCCGCGTGGTGAACGACTTTGTTTCGCTGCCGGACCTGGCGCCCACCTTCCTGGAGGCGGGCCAGGTTGATGTTCCGTCGGTGATGACCGCGAAAACACTCTGGCCGGTTTTGGCGGCCGAAAAAGACGGATGGGTCGACCCCGCCCGCACCGGGGTCTACATCGGCCGCGAGCGGCACGTCCGGAAGGCCCGCGCCGGAAACCTGCCCTACCCCCAGCGCGCCATCCGCACCCGGGAATTCCTGTTGGTCATCAACTTCCGGCCCGACCGCTATCCGCTGGGCGACCCCTTCGATCTGGACAACGGGAAGGCCCCCTCCTCCGACAAGCTGGAAAACAACACCTTCGCCACCCTTCCCGACGAAGATGCCGGGCCGGCCAAGGCGTGGATCGTCGAGCATCGCAACGACCCCAAGTGGCAGACCTATTTCCAGCACGCCTATGGCAAGCGCCCGCGCCTGGAGCTCTTCGATGTGCAAAAGGATCCGTTCCAGATGAACAACCTCGCGGACAATCCCGAATACCGGGAAGTCGTTGCAAGGCTCCAGAAACAACTGCTCGCGGAAATGAAGGCCACCGGCGACCCGCGCCTCATCGACGAAGGCCGGTTCTTCGAAGACGTTTCAAAATTCGACGGCAACTAA
- a CDS encoding Fic family protein — protein sequence MTTFTPKFTITNRMTAAITQIERARGFLEAARLSDDWVRDMGAEALIKEAHHTTHIEGTHLTLDQAERLWRGEAVPEADPDDARELLNYRSAFGFVSECLDSGDPIHEGMIREIHRKLVDGVRGGKADPGNYRRIQNYVANAATGQVIYTPPGAADVPIMMSEMVKWLNSDLDIHPVLVSGIAQFQLVHIHPFLDGNGRASRLLSTLCLYKAGYDFKRLFTISEYYDRDRPTFYKKIQSVRENDMDMTGWLDYFITGLETQMIEVKERGEQVIRRDVLVQKHSLNERQGKALGYLLQNRKLTIQDFEGICPDVNRRSLQRDLKGMLDKEVILEIGAGATDPTRHYALAEL from the coding sequence ATGACCACCTTCACACCCAAATTCACCATCACCAACCGCATGACCGCCGCGATCACGCAGATTGAGCGGGCGCGTGGTTTTTTGGAGGCGGCGCGTTTGTCGGATGACTGGGTGCGGGATATGGGCGCTGAGGCATTGATCAAAGAGGCGCATCATACAACCCATATTGAAGGAACGCATCTGACACTGGACCAGGCAGAACGTTTATGGCGCGGAGAAGCGGTGCCGGAGGCTGACCCGGATGATGCGCGGGAACTGCTCAATTATCGCTCGGCCTTTGGATTTGTATCCGAGTGCCTGGACAGCGGGGATCCGATCCATGAAGGTATGATTCGGGAGATTCACCGTAAACTGGTGGATGGCGTTCGCGGCGGCAAAGCTGATCCTGGAAACTACCGGCGCATTCAAAACTATGTGGCCAATGCGGCAACTGGTCAAGTCATCTATACCCCGCCCGGCGCGGCGGACGTGCCGATCATGATGTCGGAAATGGTCAAATGGCTGAACAGCGATCTTGATATTCACCCGGTGTTGGTCAGCGGTATTGCTCAGTTCCAGTTGGTGCACATTCATCCATTCCTCGATGGAAATGGACGCGCCTCGCGCCTGCTGTCCACGCTTTGCCTGTACAAAGCTGGATACGACTTCAAGCGGCTGTTTACCATCAGCGAATACTACGACCGCGACCGACCCACTTTTTACAAAAAGATCCAAAGCGTTCGAGAAAACGATATGGATATGACCGGCTGGCTTGACTATTTCATCACGGGGCTCGAAACCCAGATGATCGAAGTGAAAGAGCGAGGCGAGCAGGTTATCCGCCGCGACGTTCTGGTTCAGAAGCACAGTCTGAATGAACGCCAAGGCAAAGCTCTGGGTTATTTGCTTCAAAACAGAAAACTGACCATTCAGGACTTTGAAGGTATCTGCCCCGATGTAAATCGACGTAGCTTGCAACGAGACCTCAAGGGTATGCTGGATAAAGAGGTCATTTTAGAAATTGGTGCAGGAGCAACAGATCCCACTCGTCACTATGCTTTAGCGGAGCTGTGA
- a CDS encoding IS1595 family transposase, which translates to MSNYPRTLLEFQHRFPDESSCLHHLEHVRWPAGFECPSCGNVGDPWRLRARPRVLECRQCGNQASLTAGTIMHRTQLPLTIWFWAAYLVTTQTPGMSALQFQRQLGIKRYETAFLILHKLRMAMVRPERDRIGSKWPVEVDETFVGGTTQGEGRGRHHKTLVVGMVEVMPRKKALGPDPNLPSGQRPQHQGGHGRSFIAGRLRLQVVPNRKQETLEPILVTNVQKKAEVRTDGWTGYDNLHGLGYKHIAVPIRGDQAKTDQHLPMIHIVFGNLDAWLLGTHHGVSSAHLQGYLNEFVFRFNRRFWPMVGFESVLKIAVQVESPTVQNFYKAARESKDST; encoded by the coding sequence ATGTCGAATTACCCTCGAACCCTGTTGGAGTTTCAACATCGCTTTCCTGATGAGTCATCCTGCTTGCACCATCTGGAGCATGTCAGGTGGCCAGCGGGTTTCGAATGCCCGTCCTGTGGAAACGTCGGTGACCCTTGGCGACTTCGAGCCAGACCCCGCGTGCTGGAATGTAGGCAATGCGGGAATCAGGCCAGCCTCACAGCAGGAACAATTATGCACCGAACACAACTCCCCCTGACGATTTGGTTTTGGGCTGCCTACCTGGTGACGACGCAGACCCCGGGTATGAGTGCTCTGCAATTCCAGCGGCAGCTCGGTATCAAACGTTACGAAACTGCGTTTCTGATTCTGCACAAGTTGCGCATGGCTATGGTTCGGCCAGAGCGAGACCGAATTGGTTCCAAGTGGCCCGTTGAGGTGGATGAGACGTTCGTCGGTGGCACAACCCAAGGGGAGGGCCGGGGACGGCATCACAAAACACTTGTTGTTGGTATGGTGGAAGTTATGCCTCGCAAGAAGGCTCTGGGGCCTGATCCGAACCTGCCATCAGGGCAGCGTCCACAGCATCAGGGAGGACATGGACGGAGTTTTATTGCGGGAAGGTTGCGGCTTCAGGTTGTTCCCAACCGAAAGCAGGAAACGCTGGAGCCGATCCTTGTGACCAACGTCCAGAAGAAAGCCGAAGTACGAACCGACGGATGGACGGGCTATGACAACTTGCATGGATTGGGGTACAAACACATCGCCGTGCCCATCAGAGGGGATCAGGCCAAAACGGACCAGCATCTTCCGATGATTCACATTGTATTCGGAAATCTTGATGCCTGGCTTCTGGGAACACACCACGGCGTGAGTTCGGCGCACTTGCAGGGCTATCTCAACGAATTCGTATTCCGGTTCAATCGCCGATTCTGGCCCATGGTAGGCTTCGAGAGTGTGCTGAAAATTGCGGTCCAGGTGGAGTCTCCGACTGTGCAAAACTTTTATAAAGCCGCAAGGGAATCGAAAGATTCGACCTAG